In the genome of Mycobacterium sp. 3519A, the window GACTGGAAGGCGACGCACGCGGCCAGCAACTGCTGAGCAACCTCGACAAGGCCGACTTCGCCGCCGCCGCCACTCCGGTGATCGGCCCCGGTCTGACCGTGACCGTCACCGACCCAGGAATGTCCAAAGACCTCACCGACGTGTCGAAGGAGCGACTGCCCGGCAGCCAGCAGGTGATCCTCGACCGCGACCTGCAGTTGGTCGTCAACTCGCTGTGGGTCAGCGGCGCGGAGGCCGTGTCGGTGGGTGGAGTGCGCATCGGCCCGAACGTGACCATCCGGCAGGCGGGCGGCGGCATCTTGGTCGACAATCAGCCGATCAGCAGTCCATACGTGATTCTCGCGATCGGCCCGCCGCACGCCATGCAGGACGTGTTCGACCGCAGCACCGGCCTGCAACGGCTGCGGTTGCTGGAGGGCAGCTACGGTGTCGGCGTCAGCGTCAGCGCAGGCGATGGCCTGACGCTGCCGGCAGGTTCGGTTCGAGATGTCAACTTCGCCAAGCAGATTGGGCCCTAACGGATAATGATCGGAATCGCCGCACTGGTTGTCGGGATCGTGCTGGGCCTGGTGTTTCATCCCAGCGTCCCCGAAGTGATCCAGCCGTATCTGCCGATCGCGGTGGTGGCCGCACTCGACGCGGTATTCGGCGGACTGCGGGCCTATCTGGAGCGCATCTTCGACTCGAAGGTGTTCGTGATCTCGTTCGTCTTCAACGTGTTGGTGGCCGCGCTCATCGTCTATGTCGGCGACCAACTCGGCGTCGGCACCCAGCTGTCCACCGCGATCATCGTGGTGCTCGGCATCCGCATTTTCGGCAACGCCGCCGCGCTGCGGCGCAGATTGTTCGGCGCATGAGTTCATGAGCGAGCACTCCGCACCCGACCAGCACGGCCGCCACGAGCTGCCCGCCGACGAACCCGCGCCCGAGATCGGCAAGCTACACGGCGGCGGGGTCACGGGCGTGGTGCGCAGGGGCCGCTCGCAGCTGATGTTCGGAGCGCTCGCGATGGTGCTGTGCCTGCTGCTCGGCGTGGCGATCGTCACGCAGGCCCGCCAGACGGAAAGCGGCGATTCGCTGGAGACCGCGAGACCGGCGGACTTGCTGGTACTGCTGGATTCGCTGCAGCAGCGGGAGGCGGCGCTGAACACCGAAGTGGCTGACCTCCAGCGCAACCTGGCGCAACTGCAGGCGTCGGGCAGCAACGACCAGGCGGCAATCGAGAATGCGCAGGCCCGGCTCGGCGCGCTGTCGATCCTGATCGGGACGGTCGCGGCCACCGGCCCCGGCGTCACGCTGACCATCGAGGACACCGCGCCCGGCGTGCCCGCCGAGACCATGCTCGACGTCATCAACGAACTACGGGCAGCGGGCGCCGAGGCCATGGAGATCCGCGGCGGCACCCAGAACGGACCTGGGGCCGTCCGGGTCGGGGTGGACACCTGGGTGGTCGGCAACCCCGGCGCGCTTGTCGTCGACAGCACCACCCTGAACCCGCCGTATTCGGTTC includes:
- a CDS encoding DUF881 domain-containing protein encodes the protein MSTLGGYDPQAGRNAHEANKPTLIPVPSLLRSLLTDHLDPGYAAAAQAKAASGARRTWWQAWVWQLSGALLIAAVFAGALAQARSTAPGVRETQRVLVGSVKAAEAATGDAAARRNALAAQVNAERRTRLEGDARGQQLLSNLDKADFAAAATPVIGPGLTVTVTDPGMSKDLTDVSKERLPGSQQVILDRDLQLVVNSLWVSGAEAVSVGGVRIGPNVTIRQAGGGILVDNQPISSPYVILAIGPPHAMQDVFDRSTGLQRLRLLEGSYGVGVSVSAGDGLTLPAGSVRDVNFAKQIGP
- a CDS encoding small basic family protein gives rise to the protein MIGIAALVVGIVLGLVFHPSVPEVIQPYLPIAVVAALDAVFGGLRAYLERIFDSKVFVISFVFNVLVAALIVYVGDQLGVGTQLSTAIIVVLGIRIFGNAAALRRRLFGA
- a CDS encoding DUF881 domain-containing protein, which encodes MSEHSAPDQHGRHELPADEPAPEIGKLHGGGVTGVVRRGRSQLMFGALAMVLCLLLGVAIVTQARQTESGDSLETARPADLLVLLDSLQQREAALNTEVADLQRNLAQLQASGSNDQAAIENAQARLGALSILIGTVAATGPGVTLTIEDTAPGVPAETMLDVINELRAAGAEAMEIRGGTQNGPGAVRVGVDTWVVGNPGALVVDSTTLNPPYSVLAIGDPPTLAAAMNIPGGATDSVERVGGKMVVQQSDRVDVTALRQPKPRQYAQPVK